The segment ATTCATTATTTCTGGTGGGCGAAGAGAGAATCGAACTCTCACTTCTTACGAAACACGATTTTGAGTCGTGCGCGTCTACCAGTTCCGCCATTCGCCCTTAATATTTATTAAATTATATTTAAATAGTATAAGAACTAAATTTATATTAAAACCAAAAAATGTTTCAAAGACTTTATAAAAAATGTTTGAATTTAGCTGGACATAAAAATTCAAACTTTTATTTAGGTCTTGTATCTTTTATTGAAAGTTCATTTTTTCCTATACCTCCAGATGTAATGATTATTCCAATGGTAATTGCTAAAAAAAAAGCATTTATAAAAATATTTTTAATAGCTTCCATATTTTCAGTTTTAGGAGGTATTTTAGGATATCTAATTGGTTACCTATTTTTTGATTTGGCAATGTATGTTATCGAGTTTTATAATTATGAAGATAAAGTTGAAAATTTAAAATCAAGCATGTCTAAAGGAAGTGGTTTCCTTGCATGGTTGAGTATACTTTTTTTAGCAGGCTTTACACCTTTGCCATATAAAGCTTTTACAATCTCGAGTGGCTTAATTGCATTTAATTTACCTATTTTTATAATTGTCAGTCTAGTTTCAAGGTCACTTAGATTTTTTATTGTTGCATTTCTATCCTATAAATTTGGCGAATTATTTACTGAATATATGAATAAACATGGATCAAAATGGTTTACTGTTATTGGAATTTTAATAGTTATAATCTTTGTATTTATATATTTATTTTTAAAACCTAATGGCTAAAAACAGTAAAAATTTATTAATAAAACTTATCTTTTTAATCAGTATTGTTGCTTTAGCATCTGCGTTCTTTATTGAATATAAATTGGGTCATCAGCCTTGTAATCTTTGTATTTTAGAAAGAATACCATATCTGATAG is part of the Candidatus Pelagibacter sp. HTCC7211 genome and harbors:
- a CDS encoding YqaA family protein codes for the protein MFQRLYKKCLNLAGHKNSNFYLGLVSFIESSFFPIPPDVMIIPMVIAKKKAFIKIFLIASIFSVLGGILGYLIGYLFFDLAMYVIEFYNYEDKVENLKSSMSKGSGFLAWLSILFLAGFTPLPYKAFTISSGLIAFNLPIFIIVSLVSRSLRFFIVAFLSYKFGELFTEYMNKHGSKWFTVIGILIVIIFVFIYLFLKPNG